In the Desulfuromonas sp. DDH964 genome, AAGGACGGCGGGCTAATGGTCGAGATCCGCCTGCCCCTCGGAGCAACTACCTAGACGAATCACCCGCCGATCCGTTTACCACAGGCGCCCTCGTCCATCCCGCCGGAGAAGGCGGAGCATCGGGTAGGAGGCGGGGTCGCCCCCGCCGTCCTCCCACACCACCGTGCGTACGGTTCCGTACACGGCGGTTCACAAGGCGCTCTGAAAGCGGCGGTGCTGATCGGTCAAGCGGATCAGCCCCAAGTAGCGAAAGAAGGATGTCGGATACGCTTCATTCATGTGCGAGGCCCCTGAGTTCCACCAGGGGCCTCGCCCGTTCGTGGCCGATTTCCACGCCCGGGCTTCCGGCAATCCCCGCTGCATCAACCTCTTGGCCCGGGTATAGGGGCGCTTCCACTGTCGCCATAGAATGCAGCGCAGCTTCCGCCGCAGCCATTTGTCCAGTTCTTCGAAGATGCCTTTGACCTCCGCCAGGCGGAAGTAAGAGGCCCACCCCCGTAGCTTCGGGGTGATTTCTTTGATGACCTGAGCGAGACTGCGTCCCCTCCCCCGTCGGCAGACCTTCCTGAGTCCGGCCTTGAACCGCTTCACTCTCGACTCCGCCACTTTGAGGCGGGGTTTCTTGTGAAAGGTCATGCTGTAACCCAGAAAGACCCTTTTCCAAGGACGGTCGACGGCGCTTTTGGCGACGTTGACCTTGAGTGCCAGCCGCTCCTCCAGGAACCGGGTGAGACTGGCCATGACCCTTTGGCCGCTGCGCCTGGTCTGCACGTAAATGTTGCAGTCGTCGGCGTAGCGGCAGAAGGCGTGACCGCGCCTCTCCAGTTCCTTGTCGAACGCGTCGAGCAGGATGTTCGACAGAAGAGGTGAGAGGGGACCACCCTGCGGCGTCCCTTCCACCCTCTGCGACACAAGCCCGCCTTCGAGCACTCCGGCTTGCAGGTACCGCCGGATGAGCAGCAATACCCGCTTGTCTTCGACCTTACGGGCGACCCGCGACATGAGGATGTCGTGGTTCACCCGGTCGAAGAACTTCTCCAGGTCGATATCGACCACCCAGCGCTTGCCGTCGGCCACATGCCGACGGGCGGCTCTAACCGCCTGCCAGGCACTCCGTCCGGGACGATACCCGTAGGAGCTGTCGGAGAAGTCCGGATCGAATAGCGGCGTCAGCACCTGATGCAGCGCCTGCTGAATGAGCCGATCGCACACCGTGGGGATTCCCAGGGTGCGCACTCCCCCGTCGGGCTTCTCGATTTCCACCTTCCGCACCGGCTGGGGGCGATACGTCCCATTCAGCAACTCTTCCCTGATGGTCGGCCACTTCTCCTTGAGAAAGCCGCGTAGCTCGCCCGTCGTCATCTCGTCGATGCCGGGGGCGCCCTTGTTGGCTTCCACTCGTTCAAGGGCCGCCATCATGTTCGGGCGGCTGACGACGTCTTCCATCAGCCCCCTTTCCGCTTTCGTCCAGGAAGGGTCTCTCGTTGCCGTGACGTTTGACGCACCGCTCCCATGCTCTGGCGGCTTCCGGCCGCTGCCCTCCGGGACGGCTCCCGGTATCTCGACCGGGACTTCTGCTGCTCTTGTCGTCATCGAAACGCGAGTCTCCTGAAACGACGCCTCGTGTTCGGCCCTTTGCCGGGTGGTTACTCCGGCTACTACGGCCTCTGCTGACTTCTGCCGGCCCGTCCCGACACCTTACGGTGACGGTAGCACGAGGCAGACCGACAGATCTCCCAGGGTAATGCGCGTGACCTTCCTCCCATCTACCCGCCGCATCTACAGCCCCACCCTCCCGGATGGCTATCGGGCTTTGAAGATATTGGCCTTCTCGCCCGGATGAGACTGCCTCATGCGGTTTCTGTTCGTCGGACCGGGATTTTGCCTGCGGCTTCCTTCAGATTCCACCTCGCGATGGACACCCTTGCCGTCCGGCTAGCGGTTCCCGCCATCAGGGTCCGCAGGGGACTTGCACCCCCAAGTCACTGATTCACCACCACAGTGAATCAGACAGCGCCAGTCAAGGCGCTACGCGCCATGCCTGGCGCACCAAAAAAAACCGCCGGGGCCCCCTGGGCTCCGGCGGTTTTCATTCATGGCGAACGGTTTTGCCGTTAGCGCAGCAGGCGGGCCAGATAAAGGAAGGTGCCAGCGACCGAGAGCCCGGCGAGAAGGTTGCCAAGGTTGCTGCAGATGACTGAAAGCTGGTAGCGGAAAGGGAAAAGCTGCTGGTTGGCGACATCGTCGAGGTTGTAGACGAGGACGTAAAGATCGGAACCCTTCCAGAGGAAGATGCAGACGAAGACGAAGATAAAGGCGATGAAACCCTTGCTGATCGGGCTGTCCTGAACATTGAGGTAGATTTTGCGGATCAGGTCGATATTGATCAGGGAGAGGAAGACCCAGTTGGTATTTTCGACGATACGAATGGTGCGCAGGATCTTTTCATCCGGGGTGATGTTGACCAGGACGAAAACCAGCGAGGCGACAATCACCGCGAGGGTCGAAAGATAGACATAAATCTTGTTCCCCTCCAGCTCAAGAGTCCGGGAAAAGACGTAGTATTCCTGGAATCCATGGCTCATCACCAGGATCGCAATGGTCCCGACGATATAGGCCATGGCCGTCACCTGGGGGATATTGGCCCCGGGGAGGAAAGGAATGGCGCGGGGAATGACCTCACCGATCAGGATCAGGAAGAAACCAACGGCGATGCTGGTCCAGACCCGGGCGTTGCCGAGGCTGAAGTAAAAGGAGACGGCACCGGCAATCAGCCAGAGGATCAGTTGCAGCAGGTTGAAATCCATCGAAAACCTCCCGTGACATGGTCAGGCAGCCGTGGCGGCTGCAACGCGCTGCCAAAGCAGCAGCAAATATCAAGCCTACTTGAGAAAAGCCCTGGCCCCCTTCTTCATTTCCTCAAGCATGCTGTTGATGGCGGAGGGCCCAGCCACCAGCTTCGCCGCCTTGGCGAGATTTTCAAAGAAAGGTGCGAGATCGGTTTCGGTGAGCCCACCAGTCTGAGGGAGGGTTTTCTCCGCCGCCTTGTCAGCCAGGGAAGCGCCGATTTTACCGAGATGCCCCTCGGCAGTAGTGCGCAGAAAACCCTGGAGCTTCAAGCGGCGGTCCTTTTCATGGAGCTCCTGGTTGCGGCTCGCCTCGTCTTCCCGCGAACGCCGTTCCCTGGCGATCCGTTCCTGGGCCTTCTTCCACAAGGCACCGAGGTCGGCCGTGCCCATCAGGTCGGCGAGGACCATTCCTTCCTGGCCCCGGGAGATGAGCACATCAATCTTCGCCCCGGGAAGCCGGGCGACGGACATCGAGGTATC is a window encoding:
- the ltrA gene encoding group II intron reverse transcriptase/maturase, giving the protein MTTRAAEVPVEIPGAVPEGSGRKPPEHGSGASNVTATRDPSWTKAERGLMEDVVSRPNMMAALERVEANKGAPGIDEMTTGELRGFLKEKWPTIREELLNGTYRPQPVRKVEIEKPDGGVRTLGIPTVCDRLIQQALHQVLTPLFDPDFSDSSYGYRPGRSAWQAVRAARRHVADGKRWVVDIDLEKFFDRVNHDILMSRVARKVEDKRVLLLIRRYLQAGVLEGGLVSQRVEGTPQGGPLSPLLSNILLDAFDKELERRGHAFCRYADDCNIYVQTRRSGQRVMASLTRFLEERLALKVNVAKSAVDRPWKRVFLGYSMTFHKKPRLKVAESRVKRFKAGLRKVCRRGRGRSLAQVIKEITPKLRGWASYFRLAEVKGIFEELDKWLRRKLRCILWRQWKRPYTRAKRLMQRGLPEARAWKSATNGRGPWWNSGASHMNEAYPTSFFRYLGLIRLTDQHRRFQSAL